One Cohnella candidum genomic region harbors:
- the nadA gene encoding quinolinate synthase NadA, protein MEALALERKAEQNRELRERLLQLKKERNAIILAHYYQRDEIQEVADFRGDSFLLAQKAAATDADVIVFCGVHFMGESAKILAPNKIVLVPDERAGCPMADMVHPIGLRELKAKHPNAKVVTYINSSADVKAETDIVCTSANAVKVVNSVDSDEIIWCPDKNLGHYVSQFTDKKMIIWEGYCNTHDMLTVKDVVEMRAKHPNAQFVVHPECRPEVVAMADFVGSTTGILKYCKESEHQEFIVGTEDGTGYQLRVDSPNKTFHFASKFLVCPNMKVNNLKKVVRCLETMQPQIYVPPEVADKARLSLERMLQVK, encoded by the coding sequence ATGGAAGCATTAGCTCTGGAGCGCAAGGCGGAACAGAACCGCGAGCTGCGCGAACGGCTTTTGCAGCTGAAGAAAGAACGCAACGCCATCATTCTTGCCCACTACTATCAACGCGATGAGATCCAAGAGGTGGCGGATTTCCGCGGCGACTCGTTCCTGCTGGCGCAGAAGGCGGCTGCCACGGACGCCGACGTCATCGTATTTTGCGGCGTTCATTTTATGGGGGAAAGCGCCAAGATCCTGGCGCCGAATAAAATCGTTCTCGTGCCCGACGAGCGGGCGGGCTGTCCGATGGCCGACATGGTCCATCCGATCGGGCTCCGCGAGCTGAAAGCGAAGCACCCGAACGCCAAAGTCGTCACCTACATCAATTCCTCCGCGGACGTCAAAGCGGAGACCGATATCGTCTGCACGTCGGCGAACGCCGTGAAGGTGGTCAACTCGGTCGACTCCGACGAGATCATCTGGTGCCCGGACAAGAACCTCGGCCATTACGTGTCTCAATTCACGGACAAGAAAATGATCATCTGGGAAGGGTACTGCAATACGCACGACATGCTGACGGTGAAAGACGTCGTGGAAATGCGGGCCAAACACCCGAACGCGCAATTCGTCGTGCATCCCGAATGCCGGCCCGAAGTGGTCGCGATGGCGGACTTCGTCGGCAGTACCACCGGGATCCTCAAATACTGCAAGGAATCCGAGCATCAGGAGTTCATCGTCGGAACCGAGGACGGAACCGGCTATCAGCTTCGTGTGGACAGTCCGAACAAGACGTTCCATTTTGCGTCCAAATTCCTCGTTTGCCCGAACATGAAGGTCAACAACTTGAAGAAAGTCGTTCGCTGCCTGGAAACGATGCAGCCTCAAATCTACGTACCGCCGGAAGTGGCCGACAAAGCCAGACTATCGCTGGAGAGAATGCTGCAAGTGAAGTAG
- the nadB gene encoding L-aspartate oxidase — MIPRYIVDFDLDTLPKVHTDVIVIGAGIAGLFTSIKASERNRVLMITKKSLFESNTRYAQGGIAAVFSEEDSPEFHLQDTLIAGAGLCDEEAVQVLVHEGPRGVQELIRLGTQFDEEEDGHYALTREGAHSQRRILHANGDATGFEIVRALADKVQTNPSIEVWDDHFVLDLLTEDGECRGAVVQKPDGSRVAVYGKAVVLSTGGTGQLYRYTTNPEVATGDGIAMAYRAGALIRDMEFIQFHPTSLCYPGAPRFLISEAVRGEGAYLRNIRGERFMDKYHPQLELAPRDVVARAILEEMEQTKSTYVYIDITHQSPELVRHRFPTIHKFCLQFGLDLTTDWIPVAPAAHYMMGGVKTGLDGETNIKRLYACGEASSTGVHGANRLASNSLSEAIVFGRRIVESINRLKPMDRDMHVRHEEQRLSPSGMAAPERRLKLQKSMVRWVGLRRDRLGLERGLEEIKQHLPVFRTPLASREELEFANLLTCAMLTAESALSREESRGAHFREDFPERDDIDWLKHTIIDRDHGLGEERLACSSEKAIG; from the coding sequence ATGATACCGCGTTATATCGTAGACTTCGATCTGGATACGCTGCCGAAGGTGCATACGGACGTCATCGTCATTGGAGCGGGCATCGCGGGACTATTCACGTCCATCAAGGCCAGCGAACGGAACCGCGTGCTCATGATCACCAAGAAATCGCTGTTCGAGAGCAACACCCGTTATGCCCAGGGCGGCATTGCCGCCGTTTTCTCAGAGGAAGACTCCCCGGAATTCCACCTTCAGGATACGCTGATCGCGGGTGCGGGGCTATGCGATGAAGAAGCGGTTCAAGTGCTGGTGCACGAAGGACCCCGCGGCGTTCAGGAGCTGATCCGTCTCGGCACCCAGTTCGACGAAGAGGAAGACGGCCACTACGCCTTGACCCGGGAAGGCGCCCACAGCCAGCGCCGGATTCTGCACGCCAACGGCGACGCCACCGGTTTCGAAATCGTCAGGGCGCTGGCGGATAAGGTGCAGACGAATCCTTCCATTGAAGTGTGGGACGATCACTTCGTGCTCGATCTGCTCACGGAAGACGGGGAATGCCGCGGCGCCGTCGTCCAGAAACCGGACGGCTCCCGCGTGGCGGTATACGGCAAGGCCGTCGTGCTTAGCACCGGGGGTACGGGGCAACTCTATCGCTATACGACGAATCCCGAGGTCGCGACCGGGGACGGCATCGCGATGGCCTATCGGGCCGGCGCGTTGATCCGGGACATGGAGTTCATCCAGTTTCATCCGACCTCGTTGTGTTATCCGGGAGCTCCACGGTTTCTGATCTCGGAAGCCGTGCGGGGCGAAGGCGCCTACCTGCGCAACATCCGCGGCGAGCGGTTCATGGATAAATACCATCCACAGCTCGAGCTTGCGCCCCGCGACGTGGTCGCCAGGGCGATCCTTGAAGAGATGGAGCAGACCAAGTCGACTTACGTCTACATTGATATTACCCACCAGAGTCCGGAGCTCGTCAGGCACCGGTTCCCGACCATCCATAAATTTTGCCTGCAGTTCGGGCTGGATTTGACGACGGATTGGATTCCGGTCGCCCCGGCTGCCCATTACATGATGGGCGGAGTGAAGACGGGCCTGGACGGGGAAACCAATATCAAGCGGTTATACGCGTGCGGCGAAGCTTCGTCTACGGGCGTGCATGGGGCGAATCGTCTGGCGAGCAATTCGCTGTCGGAAGCGATCGTGTTCGGGCGGCGGATCGTGGAAAGCATTAACCGCCTGAAGCCGATGGACCGGGACATGCATGTCCGCCATGAGGAGCAGCGGTTGTCGCCGTCCGGCATGGCCGCACCGGAGCGGAGACTGAAGCTGCAAAAATCGATGGTGCGCTGGGTCGGCCTGAGGCGGGATCGGCTGGGGCTCGAGCGGGGGCTGGAAGAGATCAAGCAGCATCTGCCGGTCTTCCGCACCCCGCTGGCTTCCCGTGAGGAGCTGGAGTTCGCGAACTTGCTGACCTGCGCCATGCTGACCGCCGAATCGGCGCTGTCGCGCGAGGAGAGTCGCGGGGCTCACTTCCGGGAAGATTTCCCGGAGCGCGACGATATCGATTGGCTCAAACATACGATAATAGACAGGGATCACGGGCTGGGGGAGGAACGGCTGGCATGTTCGAGCGAGAAAGCGATTGGCTGA
- the nadC gene encoding carboxylating nicotinate-nucleotide diphosphorylase: protein MFERESDWLNGGPAVEAVKQQIARWLAEDIGSGDVTTMATVPAGHVSRGIIHAKQSGVLAGMPLARLVFGVVDEKLRFEAKAADGDRVERGTVLAVVEGSTHSILTGERLALNLMQRMSGIATKTRIYVDAARDYPARIVDTRKTTPGHRTLEKYAVRVGGGYNHRFGLYDAVMIKDNHIKAAGGITAAVAAAKSRIPHTMTIEVEAENVEQALEAARAGAHIVMFDNMNPQAMKEAAVQVRAVAPHIVLEASGGLKPEQVAEVAASGVDVISAGSLTHSFQALDISLDLNEIKGDHP from the coding sequence ATGTTCGAGCGAGAAAGCGATTGGCTGAACGGAGGACCCGCCGTCGAGGCGGTTAAGCAACAGATCGCCAGGTGGCTGGCGGAAGACATCGGTTCCGGAGACGTGACGACGATGGCGACGGTGCCGGCGGGACACGTTTCCCGAGGCATTATTCACGCCAAGCAAAGCGGCGTTCTGGCCGGCATGCCGCTTGCCCGCCTCGTTTTCGGTGTCGTGGACGAGAAGCTCCGTTTCGAGGCGAAAGCCGCTGACGGAGACCGGGTGGAACGCGGAACGGTGCTGGCCGTCGTGGAAGGATCGACGCATTCGATTCTGACCGGCGAGCGGCTGGCTTTGAACTTGATGCAGCGGATGTCGGGCATCGCCACGAAGACGAGGATTTACGTCGACGCGGCGCGCGATTATCCCGCCCGCATCGTGGATACGCGCAAAACGACGCCGGGACACCGCACGCTCGAGAAATACGCGGTCCGGGTCGGCGGGGGCTATAACCACCGCTTCGGATTGTATGACGCGGTGATGATCAAAGACAACCACATCAAAGCGGCGGGCGGCATCACGGCGGCGGTCGCGGCGGCCAAGTCGAGAATCCCGCATACGATGACGATCGAGGTGGAAGCCGAAAACGTCGAGCAGGCGCTCGAAGCGGCTCGCGCGGGTGCGCATATCGTCATGTTCGATAACATGAATCCTCAAGCGATGAAGGAAGCGGCCGTCCAAGTACGAGCGGTTGCTCCGCACATCGTGCTGGAAGCATCCGGAGGCTTGAAGCCGGAGCAGGTCGCGGAGGTTGCCGCCAGCGGCGTAGACGTCATCTCGGCCGGCAGCTTGACGCACTCGTTCCAAGCGCTGGACATCAGCCTGGATTTGAACGAAATAAAGGGGGATCACCCGTGA
- a CDS encoding type III pantothenate kinase has translation MILVVDVGNTNIVLGLYQNRELTHHWRLSTNRSSTVDEYGVLITNLFQIANVKAQDIEGVILSSVVPPLMPTLERLFAKYVGKEPLIVGPGIKTGLNIRYENPKEVGADRIVNAVAGIEKYGAPLIVVDFGTATTFDYIDASGAYLGGAIVPGIGISAEALYQRAAKLPRIELSKPRMVVGRNTVAAMQSGIIFGYAGQVDGIVRRIFKEFDGKPRVIATGGLAELIADESETIELVDPLLTLEGLRIVYERNG, from the coding sequence GTGATTTTGGTCGTGGATGTCGGGAATACCAACATCGTGCTCGGATTGTACCAGAACCGGGAGCTGACGCACCATTGGCGGCTGAGCACCAACCGCTCCTCCACGGTGGACGAATACGGGGTTCTCATCACGAATCTGTTTCAGATCGCGAACGTGAAGGCGCAGGACATCGAAGGCGTCATCTTGTCGAGCGTCGTGCCGCCGCTCATGCCTACGCTGGAGAGGCTGTTCGCCAAATACGTCGGCAAGGAGCCGCTCATCGTAGGACCGGGCATTAAAACGGGGCTCAACATCCGTTACGAAAATCCGAAAGAAGTCGGGGCGGACCGGATCGTCAACGCGGTGGCGGGCATCGAGAAATACGGCGCTCCGCTCATCGTGGTCGATTTCGGCACGGCGACGACTTTCGATTATATCGATGCCTCCGGCGCCTATCTGGGCGGGGCCATCGTGCCGGGGATCGGCATATCGGCAGAGGCGCTCTACCAGAGAGCCGCTAAACTTCCGCGCATCGAGTTGTCCAAACCGCGCATGGTCGTAGGACGCAATACGGTGGCTGCGATGCAGTCGGGGATCATTTTCGGCTATGCGGGTCAGGTAGACGGAATCGTTCGAAGGATTTTCAAGGAATTCGACGGCAAGCCCCGCGTCATCGCAACCGGAGGGCTGGCGGAATTGATCGCGGATGAGTCGGAAACGATCGAACTCGTGGACCCGTTGCTGACGTTGGAAGGGCTGCGCATCGTTTACGAGAGAAATGGGTAA
- the hslO gene encoding Hsp33 family molecular chaperone HslO — MKDELVRGTAWNGGIRVFAARTTQLVSELQRRHDTFPTATAALGRAATAGAMMGVMLKDEGKLTIQVKGDGPLGQIVVDANARGEVRGYVDYPHVHLPSNKFGKLDVAGAVGTSGYLNVIKDIGMREPYRGSVPIVSGELGEDFTYYFAESEQIPSVVGLGVLVDTDNSVIHAGGLIVQVLPGLPEDQLQRLEAAVSAMPHVTALLDQGETPEGILKYLVGDDLTIHETIEPVFRCQCSRERVERTLITLGPDELRSLIDEDGKADVLCHFCNETYKFTAEELEELHRRASERTPKGV, encoded by the coding sequence ATGAAAGACGAATTGGTTCGAGGAACGGCATGGAACGGCGGCATCCGGGTGTTCGCGGCCCGGACGACCCAGCTCGTCTCCGAGCTTCAGAGAAGGCACGACACGTTCCCGACCGCAACGGCCGCGCTCGGCAGAGCCGCTACCGCCGGCGCGATGATGGGCGTCATGCTGAAGGACGAAGGAAAACTGACGATCCAAGTAAAGGGCGACGGGCCGCTGGGGCAAATCGTCGTCGACGCGAACGCGCGCGGCGAAGTGCGGGGATACGTGGATTATCCCCATGTGCACCTCCCGAGCAACAAGTTCGGTAAGTTGGACGTGGCCGGCGCCGTCGGCACGAGCGGCTATTTGAACGTCATCAAGGATATCGGCATGCGCGAGCCTTACCGCGGCAGCGTCCCGATCGTATCGGGCGAGCTCGGCGAGGATTTCACCTATTACTTCGCGGAGTCGGAGCAGATTCCGTCCGTCGTCGGCCTCGGCGTGCTGGTGGACACGGATAATTCCGTCATCCATGCCGGTGGACTGATCGTCCAAGTGCTGCCGGGTCTGCCGGAAGATCAGCTGCAGCGGCTGGAAGCCGCGGTTTCCGCGATGCCGCATGTCACCGCGCTGTTGGATCAAGGAGAAACGCCCGAGGGCATTCTCAAATATCTCGTAGGCGACGATCTGACGATCCATGAAACGATCGAACCGGTGTTCCGCTGCCAATGCTCGCGCGAGCGGGTGGAGAGAACGCTGATCACATTGGGTCCCGATGAGCTTCGAAGCCTGATCGACGAAGACGGGAAAGCCGATGTGCTCTGCCATTTCTGCAACGAGACCTACAAATTCACGGCCGAGGAACTGGAAGAGCTTCATCGGCGCGCTTCGGAGAGGACCCCGAAGGGAGTTTGA
- a CDS encoding peptidyl-prolyl cis-trans isomerase: MGVRTMPLKRLVWSALVSLTVGTTGCAIGSSGENSGQPPSPSSSPSPSPSGSLAASAADEAVAEVGGKKITRSELTERLLSGYGAEVLREMMLHEAVNQESAKLGFSADDEEIEREISGMSEGYGSEQEFYDSMLQQLGMDREAVKEDARYRVLLEKLTVRGIHVPESDIRRYYADHKKEYGPRKQYELAWILTGTEKEANEVLGKLEAGTDFAALAKQYSMDGMTADSGGNLGWVDETDPLQDAKLISAASRIQVGEAAGPIQTDQGYVVLLLNGRKIVEGKDYESVKDEIARRLALEKAPSMHDLEQSLLAKYQAKTLDPKLKLPSER, from the coding sequence ATGGGCGTCAGGACAATGCCGCTGAAGCGGCTCGTTTGGTCTGCCCTTGTCTCGTTGACCGTGGGAACGACGGGATGCGCGATCGGCTCCTCCGGCGAGAACTCCGGCCAGCCGCCGTCCCCGTCATCGTCTCCGTCTCCGTCTCCGTCTGGGAGTTTGGCGGCGTCGGCGGCGGATGAAGCCGTTGCGGAAGTCGGAGGCAAGAAGATTACGAGGTCCGAATTGACCGAGCGTCTGCTCTCCGGTTATGGAGCGGAAGTGCTTCGGGAGATGATGCTGCACGAAGCGGTCAATCAGGAGTCGGCCAAACTGGGATTCTCTGCCGACGACGAAGAGATCGAGCGGGAAATCAGCGGGATGAGCGAAGGTTACGGGAGCGAACAAGAGTTTTACGATTCCATGCTGCAGCAGCTGGGCATGGACCGGGAAGCGGTGAAGGAAGACGCCAGGTACCGGGTTTTGCTGGAAAAGCTGACGGTCCGGGGGATCCACGTCCCGGAGTCGGATATCCGGCGCTATTATGCAGACCATAAGAAGGAATACGGCCCGCGCAAGCAGTATGAATTGGCCTGGATTCTGACGGGCACGGAAAAAGAGGCCAACGAGGTTCTCGGCAAGTTGGAAGCCGGAACCGATTTCGCGGCGCTGGCGAAACAATATTCGATGGATGGCATGACGGCGGACAGCGGCGGGAATCTGGGCTGGGTCGACGAAACCGATCCGCTGCAGGATGCGAAGTTGATTTCGGCGGCCAGTCGGATTCAAGTCGGCGAAGCCGCCGGGCCGATCCAAACGGATCAAGGCTATGTCGTACTCTTGCTCAACGGAAGGAAGATCGTAGAGGGCAAAGATTACGAGTCCGTTAAGGATGAGATCGCCAGACGGCTGGCGCTCGAGAAGGCTCCCTCCATGCATGATTTGGAGCAATCCCTGCTCGCCAAGTATCAGGCAAAGACGCTCGATCCCAAGCTGAAGCTGCCTTCAGAGCGATAG
- the cysK gene encoding cysteine synthase A gives MAKIVNSITELIGDTPLVRLNRLVPAGSAEIYVKLEYQNPGASVKDRIAISMIEEAEKRGDIKPGVTTIVEPTSGNTGIGLAMVAAAKGYRAILVMPETMSLERRNLLRAYGAELVLTPGSEGMNGAVKKAEEITAENKDYFMPQQFKNPDNVKIHRETTGPEIVEAINSLDGKLDAFIAGIGTGGTITGAGEVLKKNFPNVKIYAVEPSASPLLSGGKPGPHKIQGIGANFVPDILDREIYDGVITIENEDAFETARAAAKQEGILCGISSGAAIFAALKVAKELGEGKRVVAVVPSNGERYLSTPLFNFDN, from the coding sequence ATGGCTAAGATTGTGAACAGCATTACCGAGCTGATCGGCGATACGCCGCTCGTGCGTTTGAACCGCCTCGTTCCTGCCGGCAGCGCGGAAATTTACGTCAAGCTGGAGTACCAAAACCCGGGCGCCAGCGTGAAAGACCGCATCGCCATCAGCATGATCGAGGAAGCCGAGAAGCGCGGCGACATCAAGCCGGGCGTTACGACGATCGTCGAACCGACGAGCGGCAACACCGGTATCGGTCTGGCCATGGTCGCAGCGGCTAAAGGCTACCGCGCCATTCTGGTCATGCCCGAAACGATGAGCTTGGAGCGTCGCAACCTGCTTCGCGCTTACGGCGCGGAACTCGTGCTGACGCCGGGTTCGGAAGGCATGAACGGCGCCGTTAAGAAAGCCGAAGAAATCACGGCCGAGAACAAAGACTACTTCATGCCGCAACAGTTCAAAAACCCCGACAACGTGAAGATCCACCGCGAAACGACCGGTCCGGAAATCGTCGAAGCCATCAACTCCCTCGACGGCAAGCTGGACGCGTTCATCGCGGGCATCGGTACGGGCGGTACGATTACCGGCGCCGGCGAAGTGCTGAAAAAGAACTTCCCGAACGTCAAAATTTACGCGGTCGAGCCTTCCGCTTCCCCGCTGCTGTCCGGCGGCAAACCGGGCCCGCATAAAATCCAAGGCATCGGCGCGAACTTCGTTCCGGACATCCTGGACCGCGAAATCTACGACGGCGTCATCACCATCGAGAACGAAGACGCGTTCGAAACCGCGCGTGCGGCTGCCAAACAAGAAGGCATCCTTTGCGGCATTTCTTCCGGCGCTGCGATCTTCGCTGCGTTGAAAGTGGCCAAAGAACTCGGCGAAGGCAAACGCGTCGTTGCGGTCGTTCCGTCCAACGGCGAACGTTACCTCAGCACGCCGCTGTTCAACTTCGACAACTAA
- a CDS encoding anthranilate synthase component I family protein, with protein sequence MNRITLEQWREWQGSYTLLPYVRMIRAAEGRLLPVVWDRFWSDASAYGCVLESGKGARYTMAGLQPVEVIEGKGNKARISSWDGKEWADQGSLEGAPLDLVRSWMTGWSAPRPEGLPDCCGGAFGFWSYDTVRSLEKLPVAASDDLGLPDFAFQRYERLWIADHREQAVYLAVHMRVPADAPNDDEYLERLYVEAERAADEMERQWRSWCAVSEEPETESRLRTMRSFLEEDLLQIEVERIPGLATSMSKGAFENAVRRIQDYIAQGDAFQVNLSLRQSVAAGLPAEELYEWLRLVNPSPYMGMLRTPNFALVSASPELLVKLDEGKLSTRPIAGTRRRGRTPEEDKAMEDELRSNEKERAEHVMLVDLERNDLGRVAAYGTVKVPELMTVERYSHVMHLVSQVEARLSPGKDAFDVVAAVFPGGTITGAPKIRTMEIIEELEPVRRGPYTGSMGWIDYAGNMEFNIIIRTIAVKDGVCHIQAGAGIVIDSDPNREFYECLNKAKALWKAVQYGQRYAEGQDRPSRPPA encoded by the coding sequence ATGAACAGGATTACGTTGGAGCAATGGAGGGAGTGGCAAGGCTCCTATACGTTGCTTCCTTATGTACGCATGATCCGGGCGGCTGAAGGAAGGCTGCTGCCGGTCGTGTGGGATCGGTTTTGGAGCGATGCCTCCGCTTATGGTTGCGTCTTGGAAAGCGGGAAAGGCGCACGTTATACGATGGCCGGCCTCCAACCTGTGGAGGTTATCGAAGGGAAGGGAAACAAGGCCCGCATCTCTTCTTGGGACGGTAAGGAATGGGCGGATCAGGGCTCTCTCGAAGGAGCGCCTCTGGATCTCGTGCGTTCCTGGATGACGGGATGGAGCGCTCCCCGTCCGGAAGGGCTTCCGGATTGCTGCGGAGGAGCGTTCGGCTTCTGGTCTTACGACACGGTACGGAGCTTGGAAAAACTGCCTGTCGCGGCATCGGATGATTTGGGGCTGCCGGATTTCGCGTTCCAACGTTACGAGCGACTGTGGATCGCCGATCACAGAGAGCAGGCCGTCTACCTGGCAGTCCATATGCGCGTGCCGGCCGATGCCCCGAACGACGATGAGTATTTAGAGCGGCTTTATGTGGAAGCGGAACGGGCGGCCGACGAGATGGAACGGCAATGGCGGTCATGGTGCGCCGTCTCCGAAGAGCCGGAAACCGAGAGCCGGCTTCGGACGATGCGTTCCTTTTTAGAAGAAGATCTGCTGCAAATCGAAGTGGAGCGCATTCCCGGACTGGCGACATCGATGAGCAAGGGCGCGTTCGAAAATGCGGTTCGGCGGATCCAGGATTATATCGCGCAGGGAGACGCGTTTCAGGTCAATCTGTCGCTCAGGCAGAGCGTGGCGGCGGGCCTCCCCGCCGAGGAGCTGTACGAGTGGCTTCGGCTCGTGAACCCCTCCCCGTACATGGGCATGCTGCGCACGCCGAACTTCGCCTTGGTCAGCGCATCTCCCGAGCTGTTGGTCAAGCTGGACGAAGGCAAGCTGTCCACACGCCCGATTGCCGGGACAAGGCGCCGCGGCCGCACGCCGGAAGAGGATAAGGCGATGGAGGATGAGCTGCGCTCGAACGAGAAAGAACGGGCCGAACACGTGATGCTGGTCGATCTGGAGCGCAACGACTTGGGACGGGTGGCGGCGTACGGCACGGTGAAGGTGCCGGAGCTGATGACGGTCGAGCGCTATTCCCACGTCATGCATCTCGTGTCGCAGGTGGAAGCCCGGCTGTCTCCCGGCAAGGACGCTTTCGATGTCGTGGCGGCGGTGTTCCCGGGCGGCACGATCACCGGAGCGCCGAAAATCCGCACGATGGAAATCATAGAAGAACTGGAGCCGGTCCGCCGGGGGCCGTACACGGGCTCCATGGGATGGATTGACTACGCCGGGAATATGGAATTTAATATTATTATCCGTACGATCGCCGTCAAGGACGGGGTTTGTCACATCCAGGCGGGAGCGGGAATCGTCATTGATTCCGATCCGAATCGGGAATTTTACGAGTGCCTGAACAAAGCCAAAGCGCTTTGGAAGGCCGTACAGTACGGGCAGCGGTACGCGGAAGGACAAGATCGGCCGTCCCGGCCGCCGGCCTGA
- the pabA gene encoding aminodeoxychorismate/anthranilate synthase component II has translation MILVIDNYDSFTYNLVQYLGELGEEIAVHRNDEITLEEIEDMKPDHILISPGPCTPNEAGISLSLIERFKGRIPILGVCLGHQSIGQAFGGEVVRADKLMHGKTSEITNDGRTVFEGLPSPFTATRYHSLVVKRDTLPDCLEISAETDDGEIMGLRHKEYVVEGVQFHPESIMTDNGLRMLRNFLAYKKGVRA, from the coding sequence ATGATTTTGGTGATCGACAATTACGATTCTTTTACTTATAACTTGGTCCAATACTTGGGGGAACTCGGGGAAGAAATCGCCGTACATCGCAACGACGAAATCACCTTGGAAGAGATCGAGGATATGAAGCCGGACCACATCCTCATTTCGCCCGGCCCTTGTACGCCGAACGAAGCCGGCATCAGCCTCTCGCTGATCGAGCGTTTTAAAGGCCGCATCCCCATTCTCGGCGTGTGTCTCGGCCACCAATCGATCGGCCAGGCTTTCGGCGGAGAGGTCGTCCGCGCGGACAAGCTGATGCACGGCAAAACGTCGGAAATCACGAATGACGGGCGCACCGTTTTCGAAGGGCTTCCGTCCCCGTTCACGGCCACGCGTTACCATTCCCTCGTCGTGAAGCGGGATACGCTGCCGGATTGCCTGGAGATTTCCGCCGAGACGGATGACGGCGAAATCATGGGCTTGCGGCATAAGGAGTACGTGGTGGAGGGCGTTCAGTTCCATCCCGAATCGATCATGACCGACAACGGGCTGCGCATGCTCCGCAACTTTCTGGCTTATAAGAAAGGCGTCCGGGCATGA
- the pabC gene encoding aminodeoxychorismate lyase — protein MNVLRNGRIIDSKEAVISAFDHGFLYGMGLFETFRTYDGQPWLLERHAARLADSCRLLGISYEPDAERMREGVARLLAASGLEDAYIRWSVSAGEGAVGLPTGPYETPTEIVYAKELAPDRPDNRSAKTLRLLHLRRSSTEGEIRLKSFHYMNNILAKRELAEGGAGPGAEGLFLDAAGNVCEGIVSNVFWLSDGVLHTPSTAAGPLPGITREYLMELAASSGYPVKEGLYPFEDLLRADEVFLTNSIQEIVPVTTLEDDRGLTVSRYASAEANSVTRQWMERYRRAAEGSLER, from the coding sequence ATGAACGTCCTTCGGAACGGCCGAATCATAGACAGCAAGGAAGCCGTGATCTCTGCATTCGATCACGGCTTTTTGTACGGAATGGGCCTGTTCGAAACCTTCCGCACCTATGACGGTCAGCCTTGGCTGCTCGAGCGGCATGCGGCGCGGCTCGCCGACAGCTGCAGGCTGCTCGGTATCTCGTACGAGCCGGACGCGGAGCGGATGCGCGAAGGCGTAGCCCGGCTGCTGGCCGCTTCCGGGCTGGAGGATGCCTATATTCGCTGGTCGGTTTCCGCGGGAGAAGGAGCCGTCGGTTTGCCGACGGGTCCCTATGAAACGCCGACGGAAATCGTCTACGCCAAAGAGCTCGCGCCGGACCGGCCGGACAACCGGTCCGCCAAGACGCTGCGGCTGCTGCATCTGCGACGGAGCTCGACGGAAGGGGAGATCCGGTTAAAATCTTTCCATTATATGAACAATATCCTTGCCAAGCGGGAGTTAGCGGAGGGCGGGGCAGGTCCCGGTGCGGAAGGATTGTTCCTGGACGCGGCGGGGAACGTGTGCGAAGGAATCGTGAGCAATGTGTTCTGGCTGTCGGACGGCGTCTTGCATACGCCTTCAACGGCAGCGGGTCCCTTGCCGGGTATTACCCGGGAATACCTCATGGAGTTGGCGGCGTCTTCCGGGTATCCGGTGAAGGAAGGTCTTTATCCGTTCGAGGACCTTCTTCGGGCGGATGAAGTGTTTCTCACCAATTCGATTCAGGAAATCGTACCGGTCACTACGCTCGAGGACGACCGGGGGCTAACGGTTTCCCGTTACGCATCAGCGGAAGCGAACTCCGTCACCCGGCAATGGATGGAACGGTACCGCCGCGCCGCCGAAGGGAGTTTAGAGCGATGA